A DNA window from Arachis hypogaea cultivar Tifrunner chromosome 18, arahy.Tifrunner.gnm2.J5K5, whole genome shotgun sequence contains the following coding sequences:
- the LOC112770987 gene encoding uncharacterized protein → MAYPLLLIATVILAPAIITVNGCSPSDKASLLAFKAGLSEPYLGIFKTWSGDNCCLNWYGVSCDAAAGRVSDINLRGESEDPIFEKAGRSGYMTGKISPEICKLDHLTTLVVADWKAISGEIPPCITSLSNLRILDLIGNRISGEIPADIGKLQRLTVLNLADNTISGKIPASIVNLASLKHLDLSNNQLTGQIPNDIGKLAMMSRALMSRNQLTGPIPSSIASIYRLADLDLSGNRLSGSIPSGLGQMPVLSILNLDSNSLSGQIPSSLLSNPGMGILNLSRNGFEGTIPDVFGSKSYFMVLDLSYNNLKGRVPASLSSAKYIGHLDLSHNHLCGTIPMGSPFDHLEASSFSNNDCLCGNPLKTC, encoded by the coding sequence ATGGCTTATCCACTTCTCTTGATAGCAACCGTCATTCTCGCCCCCGCAATCATAACCGTCAACGGATGCTCACCGTCGGACAAGGCGTCGCTTCTAGCATTCAAGGCAGGCCTGAGCGAGCCCTATCTCGGCATCTTCAAAACATGGTCCGGCGATAACTGCTGCCTGAACTGGTACGGCGTGAGCTGCGACGCCGCCGCCGGCCGCGTCTCGGACATCAACCTCCGCGGCGAGTCTGAGGACCCGATCTTCGAGAAGGCCGGTCGCTCCGGCTACATGACCGGAAAAATCTCGCCGGAGATCTGCAAGCTGGACCACCTCACCACCCTCGTCGTTGCTGACTGGAAGGCCATCTCCGGCGAGATCCCTCCCTGCATCACCTCCCTCTCCAACCTCCGCATTCTCGACCTCATCGGAAACAGAATCTCCGGCGAGATTCCCGCCGATATCGGAAAATTGCAGCGTCTAACAGTCCTCAACCTCGCCGACAACACAATCTCCGGCAAGATTCCGGCGTCAATCGTCAACCTCGCTTCTCTCAAGCATCTCGACCTTAGCAACAACCAGCTCACCGGCCAAATTCCCAATGACATTGGAAAACTCGCCATGATGAGCCGGGCGTTAATGAGCCGAAACCAACTCACTGGTCCAATTCCCAGTTCGATTGCATCAATTTACCGCCTCGCTGACTTGGACTTGTCCGGAAACCGACTATCCGGTTCAATTCCATCCGGTTTAGGACAAATGCCGGTTCTTTCAATTTTGAATTTGGACAGCAACTCTCTCTCTGGTCAAATACCTTCGAGTTTGTTAAGCAACCCGGGTATGGGTATTTTGAACTTGAGCCGAAACGGGTTCGAGGGTACCATACCCGACGTTTTCGGTTCAAAATCGTATTTCATGGTTTTGGATTTGTCTTATAATAACTTGAAGGGTCGGGTACCTGCTTCGTTATCTTCGGCCAAGTACATTGGGCATTTGGATCTTAGCCATAACCACTTGTGCGGAACTATTCCGATGGGTTCACCGTTTGATCACCTTGAAGCGTCGTCGTTTAGTAACAACGATTGTTTGTGCGGAAACCCGTTGAAGACTTGTTAG